In a single window of the Melioribacteraceae bacterium genome:
- a CDS encoding PAS domain S-box protein has protein sequence MIFSENAFSPLKILIVEDQLIIAAELSAALKNFNYEVVGIANTSAKAISLTKEKSPDIILMDIMLKDGDDGIETALKIKTVADLPIIFVTAYSDRSTIERVKSVGPAGYLIKPFNHNELYSAIETSYYKHNIEKKLKESEERYRRLIEGSPDIAYRLSTKRGAIFWSLSVEKVLGFKVDEYLENPHKWYNSIIAEDKLKVDEAIQKGVNGEYYEVEYRIYNSSGNIVWLNDRFIGRSMEGDEVIIEGLASDITEKKLASETLMQNEKRFRSLFNNVANISVQGYNADGKVLYWNKASEKIYGYTEEEALGKSLLDLIIPPFMREGVKEAVANMVKTGEPIPAEELQLMKKDGSLIPLFSNHTIIDVPGKGKELFCLDIDLTELKEKERALLENEKKLKLAEKIARLGYFERNLQTNEVKWSDEIYYILGITKEEGTKSIPQLIELAHPDDRSFFENEFKNAILNKTDIEKVFRFIKNNGITVTLHGVWNFTKDEETGHYKMFGTFQDITERIKSEEKLRESEDRWQFALEGANDGVWDWNILTNEIYYSKKWKEMLGYEDENIDPNLDSWKNLIHPKDFNETMSRAKEFIEGKLEVYRSEHRLKCKDGSYKWILDRGKVIKRDEKGNPLRAVGTHTDIHERKMTELLMDARIRLNEYSINHTLDELIQKVLDELEILTESKIGFFHYVEEDQRTLRLEMWSTNTINSMCTLEAKGRHYDIDFAGVWTDCAKERKPVIHNDYQNLKHKKGYPEGHAHITRELGLPVIRDGKVKAILGIGNKETDYTENDIQTVSLLADLAWDITERKRAEEKLRENEAKYRLLIENQADLVVKVDTGGQFLYVSPSYCKTFGKTENELLGSSFFPLVHPDDIQDTKLQMEKLYSPPYVCLLEQRAMTINGWRWFSWKDTAELDEQGKVVTIIGVGRDITERKLAEEQLLESRNKINSLLEAAPVGIGLVKNRIILQVNDAFSTITGYSKEDVIGKSSRVLYETEDEFKRSGEVKYNMIAEKGIGVVETKWVRKDGKVVDIILSSVLIDKNDAMKGATFTAQDITEQKRSAEILSVSEEKHRRLFETMVQGVVYQDSEGHIISANPAAERILGLSLDQMMGKTSLDPGWKTIHEDGSDFPGESHPAMRALRSGQKENSIIGIMNQKNNKHSWVSVTAIPLFKNGDEKPHQVYTTLEDITEIKSAQKELAESEKKYKMLADNAEDVIWTMDLEGKFTYISPSIKKLRGYTVEEVMNESLWDSIAPDFHEYIRNENKAAFEYFDNYGKYPTKTHEIQQTTKNGNYIWVEINTSGIYDTDGKCVGIYGVSRNIDKRKRAELAVYESEYKYRTLVSNMPGIVYRCELTPPWEMFFISEEIERISGHKKEDFESARLKYAEIVHPEDLPGLEKIVAEGITSHTSYQLEYRIIDSRGEIRYVSERGRAIYNHEQKPLYLDGVIIDITERVKAEESSKKSELKYKQLFESNYDGIVIIRINESGIPDKFLEINNSAASMLGYTVEEMLNILPHDIEIDVNEEKINHRKSELLEKGIVSFETQLLHKNKKIIDAEFVVQILNYEGKPVLFNIVRDITERKIVEEKLKTVDKVFNHSIDMLCIAGFDGYFKVLNPAWEKTLGWSTQELLAKPWNDFVYPDDIESTNNVKSVIVDGQEIYQFENRYVCKDGSIKWLSWNSFPYPQENIMFGVARDITEKKIAEDKLKQSEERFSKAFRISPDSININRVSDGKYISINEGFTKVTGYTEEDVAGKTSLELDIWVNEADRKKLVEGLLKDGLVDNLETQFRMKNGNIVTGLMSASLIELNGEKHIISITRDISERIEIENAMRESEAKFRSLFENAVMGIYRTTPGGKVIMANPALLKMLGYNSFEELSNLNINQEGYASSGQREEFIKLIEQNGFIEGYESKWFKKDGSIIYMRESAKVINNENNEPIYYEGTVEDITLRKLAEESLLEEQYRISMLMDSVTEAIYFKDIQSRFIGMNKSQAKRFGLTDISEALGKTDFDFFSVEHAQKAFDDEQKIISTGKPLIDLEEEEVWPDGSLSWVSTTKMPLKDYSGKIVGTFGISKIITDRKLAEKALRESEAKFRSYIEHSPVSIFIVNAQGKYIEVNKAACNLLGYSEEELLNLSIKDIVSPNGIVTAFEHFKQVQTKGFASSEILHLHKSGREFWAIITAVKISDNRFMGHAIDISERIEYENKLKENEERFRGIIDTSIDGFWVATVDGIIKEVNTAYCSMTGFSADQIVNKHISNFDATEDREDVLNHTKKVIERGSDRFKSKHICADGSILLVEISVYFLLKQNSLLVFIRNITDRENAINALLESEDRYRKVVDNSPDGIAIHQNGKFVFANESALKLIGAESFEHLSKYGILDIVHPDYRTIVMERIQEMSLHNTIAPPQHEKLLRLDGHEIDVEIVSTPFIFNGQKAFQLIARDITDKKRAENLILMQRDLNHQLINVNTLQSATEIIFRFAKKIDNITAGGIYLTDEKGGLTLFDSFNLSKKTIKEIQKYDADSIQLKMVAEGDPIYISYNKDEYSPKKSVEGKTILGIAAIPLRKDNKVVGVLNLASEKVYEFSENQKHLIEAFASQIGSYLNRILIEEEIKKSEEKYRSFFEADLTADFKSTIEGELLECNESYVKMFEFDSKEHALRTKVVDLYIDIKQREDKLLKLKKAKKLENLQAKMKTITGREIYIIQNLVGEFNEKGKLVGTSGYIFDITKIKLAELALKDSERKYRELFDSMQDGFALHELILSDDGKPIDYTFLAVNKAFEKMTGLNSSEIVGKSVMTVMPGTESYWIERYGKVALTGKPLRYENYSKELNKYYRVLAYSPEKMKFAVIVEDVTDVRIKEEKIKQLSVAVEQSPVSVVITDLKGEIVYVNKMFSKTTGYTFKEAIGKNPNILKSGNMSNSEYSKMWDTITNGKSWSGIFHNKKKNGELFFESAKISPILDATGKPTHFIAVKEDITDRIKIETELEHHRTNLELLVAQRTKELDSANKKLQLEIAKEKEFEMVLQQALEREKELNELKTKFISTTSHEFRTPLTSVLSSAELLKIYGRKWPDEKFNRHTDKIISSVDTLTRMLDDILTISRSESGKIHFKPEKIDLRKVCEEIIEETSAHATKNHRFIFKFRSRKNDFILDAKLLRFIIVNLLSNAYKYSPVGGAVTFEISVKRNKVVLSIEDQGIGIPADEVGNLFQPFHRANNASDLPGTGLGLSIAKRAIDLHGGEIKVYSELGKGTNFIVELPLEKGSVK, from the coding sequence ATGATTTTTTCGGAAAATGCTTTTAGCCCGCTCAAAATTTTAATTGTGGAAGATCAGTTGATTATTGCCGCTGAATTAAGTGCCGCTCTTAAAAATTTTAATTATGAGGTAGTTGGTATTGCCAATACTTCGGCCAAAGCTATTTCACTAACAAAAGAAAAATCACCCGACATCATTTTGATGGATATAATGTTAAAAGATGGAGATGATGGAATTGAAACAGCACTAAAAATTAAAACTGTTGCTGATTTGCCAATAATTTTTGTTACTGCATACTCCGATAGATCAACAATTGAACGAGTTAAATCGGTTGGACCCGCCGGATATTTAATAAAACCTTTTAACCATAATGAATTGTATTCTGCAATTGAAACTTCTTACTACAAACATAATATCGAAAAAAAATTAAAAGAAAGTGAAGAACGGTACCGCCGATTAATAGAGGGTTCCCCCGATATAGCCTACAGGCTCTCCACAAAAAGAGGGGCAATATTCTGGTCATTAAGCGTTGAAAAAGTTTTGGGTTTTAAAGTTGATGAATATTTGGAAAATCCTCATAAATGGTATAATTCCATAATTGCGGAGGATAAACTTAAAGTTGATGAAGCCATTCAAAAAGGTGTAAACGGGGAATATTACGAAGTTGAGTATAGAATATATAACTCAAGTGGAAATATTGTTTGGCTGAATGACCGGTTTATAGGCAGATCAATGGAAGGGGATGAGGTTATAATTGAGGGACTTGCATCCGATATAACCGAAAAGAAATTAGCTTCCGAAACATTAATGCAAAATGAGAAACGATTCCGATCTCTATTTAATAATGTTGCAAATATTTCTGTGCAGGGTTATAATGCTGATGGTAAGGTACTTTATTGGAATAAAGCCAGTGAAAAAATTTATGGCTACACAGAAGAGGAAGCCCTTGGCAAATCTCTCCTTGATTTAATTATTCCTCCATTTATGAGAGAGGGGGTAAAGGAAGCTGTTGCCAATATGGTTAAGACCGGAGAACCAATTCCGGCAGAAGAACTGCAACTAATGAAAAAAGATGGCTCTCTAATTCCTCTCTTTTCAAATCATACAATTATTGATGTTCCAGGAAAAGGTAAAGAACTCTTCTGCCTCGACATTGATTTAACTGAGCTTAAAGAGAAGGAAAGAGCACTTTTAGAAAATGAAAAAAAATTAAAACTCGCCGAAAAAATTGCAAGACTTGGATATTTTGAGAGAAATTTGCAGACCAATGAAGTTAAATGGTCTGATGAAATCTATTATATTTTAGGAATAACTAAAGAGGAAGGTACCAAATCAATTCCTCAACTTATTGAATTAGCACACCCTGATGATCGATCATTTTTCGAAAATGAATTTAAAAACGCAATTCTAAATAAAACCGATATTGAGAAAGTCTTTAGATTTATAAAAAATAATGGAATAACCGTTACATTACATGGCGTTTGGAATTTTACTAAAGACGAAGAAACCGGGCATTATAAAATGTTCGGGACTTTCCAGGACATTACTGAAAGAATTAAATCCGAAGAAAAATTAAGAGAAAGTGAAGATAGGTGGCAGTTTGCTCTCGAAGGCGCAAATGATGGGGTGTGGGATTGGAATATCTTAACGAATGAGATTTATTATTCTAAAAAATGGAAAGAGATGCTCGGTTATGAGGATGAGAATATTGATCCTAATCTTGATTCATGGAAAAACTTAATTCACCCAAAAGACTTTAATGAAACAATGTCCCGAGCAAAAGAATTTATTGAAGGAAAGCTTGAGGTATATCGATCAGAACATAGACTTAAATGCAAAGATGGTTCATACAAATGGATTTTAGATAGAGGTAAAGTAATAAAGAGGGACGAAAAAGGTAATCCTCTTCGTGCGGTTGGTACTCATACCGATATTCATGAAAGAAAAATGACTGAACTATTGATGGATGCCAGAATTAGACTGAACGAGTATTCAATCAATCATACTCTTGATGAATTAATACAAAAAGTTTTAGATGAACTTGAAATTCTCACCGAAAGTAAAATAGGTTTTTTCCATTACGTCGAAGAGGATCAAAGAACACTTCGCCTTGAAATGTGGTCCACAAATACAATTAATTCAATGTGCACACTTGAAGCAAAAGGGAGGCACTATGATATTGATTTTGCGGGAGTGTGGACAGATTGCGCTAAAGAAAGAAAGCCGGTGATTCACAATGATTATCAGAATCTTAAACATAAAAAAGGATATCCCGAAGGACACGCTCATATAACCAGGGAACTTGGTTTACCAGTAATTAGGGATGGAAAAGTAAAAGCAATATTGGGTATAGGTAATAAAGAAACAGATTATACAGAAAATGATATTCAAACTGTTTCACTTTTGGCAGACCTTGCATGGGATATTACCGAAAGAAAAAGAGCCGAAGAAAAGTTAAGAGAAAATGAAGCAAAATACCGGCTCCTTATTGAAAACCAAGCAGATCTTGTTGTTAAAGTTGATACCGGTGGTCAATTTCTTTATGTAAGTCCAAGTTATTGCAAAACTTTTGGAAAAACTGAAAATGAATTATTGGGGAGTTCCTTTTTCCCATTAGTGCACCCTGATGATATTCAAGATACAAAGCTTCAAATGGAGAAACTTTATTCTCCTCCTTATGTCTGTCTGTTGGAACAAAGAGCAATGACAATAAATGGCTGGCGATGGTTCAGCTGGAAAGACACCGCAGAACTTGACGAGCAGGGAAAAGTAGTTACAATTATTGGAGTAGGACGCGATATAACCGAAAGAAAATTGGCTGAGGAACAACTGCTTGAGAGCAGAAACAAAATTAATAGTTTGCTTGAAGCCGCACCTGTAGGTATTGGATTAGTAAAAAACCGGATTATTCTTCAAGTAAATGATGCCTTTTCAACTATCACCGGATACTCGAAAGAAGATGTTATCGGAAAAAGTTCCAGAGTTCTTTATGAGACTGAAGATGAATTTAAGCGTTCCGGCGAAGTGAAATACAATATGATTGCTGAAAAAGGGATTGGGGTTGTAGAAACTAAATGGGTTAGAAAAGATGGGAAAGTGGTAGATATTATTTTAAGCTCAGTTTTAATCGATAAAAATGACGCAATGAAAGGTGCTACATTTACTGCTCAAGATATAACAGAGCAAAAGCGTTCTGCAGAGATATTAAGCGTAAGCGAAGAAAAACACCGCCGCCTATTTGAAACGATGGTCCAAGGAGTAGTTTATCAGGATTCTGAAGGGCATATAATTTCCGCTAATCCTGCGGCCGAAAGAATTCTTGGTTTATCTCTCGATCAGATGATGGGAAAAACATCTCTAGATCCTGGCTGGAAAACTATTCATGAAGATGGATCCGATTTTCCTGGAGAATCTCACCCAGCAATGCGGGCATTGCGATCAGGTCAAAAAGAGAATTCTATCATTGGAATAATGAATCAAAAAAATAATAAACATTCATGGGTTTCTGTTACAGCAATTCCATTATTTAAAAATGGAGATGAAAAACCACACCAAGTCTATACTACACTGGAAGATATAACTGAAATTAAATCGGCACAAAAAGAATTGGCTGAGAGCGAAAAGAAATATAAAATGCTCGCTGATAACGCCGAAGATGTTATTTGGACTATGGATCTGGAAGGAAAATTTACCTACATAAGTCCTTCCATAAAAAAATTACGCGGATATACTGTAGAAGAAGTGATGAATGAATCTCTCTGGGATTCCATTGCCCCCGACTTTCATGAATATATTCGAAATGAAAATAAAGCCGCCTTTGAATACTTTGATAATTATGGAAAATATCCAACAAAAACGCATGAAATACAGCAAACTACCAAAAACGGAAACTACATTTGGGTCGAAATTAATACAAGTGGAATATATGACACCGATGGAAAGTGTGTCGGGATTTATGGTGTTTCAAGAAATATTGATAAAAGAAAGAGGGCTGAACTTGCAGTTTATGAAAGTGAATATAAATACAGAACTCTTGTATCAAATATGCCGGGTATTGTTTATAGATGTGAATTAACCCCCCCATGGGAAATGTTTTTTATTAGTGAAGAGATTGAAAGAATTTCAGGGCATAAAAAAGAAGATTTTGAATCGGCCAGATTAAAATATGCTGAAATAGTTCATCCCGAAGATTTGCCGGGATTAGAAAAAATTGTTGCTGAGGGAATCACCTCACATACTTCTTACCAGCTTGAATATAGAATTATTGACAGCCGGGGAGAGATTCGTTATGTATCCGAGCGAGGAAGAGCTATTTATAACCATGAACAGAAACCCTTATATCTGGATGGTGTAATTATAGATATTACCGAGAGAGTAAAAGCTGAAGAGTCATCTAAAAAAAGTGAATTAAAGTATAAACAATTATTCGAATCAAATTATGATGGTATAGTCATAATTCGAATTAACGAGAGTGGAATTCCAGATAAATTTCTTGAAATAAATAATTCAGCCGCTTCAATGCTGGGTTATACAGTAGAAGAGATGCTTAATATTCTTCCCCATGATATTGAAATAGATGTTAATGAAGAAAAAATAAATCATCGGAAGAGTGAGCTTTTAGAAAAAGGGATTGTGAGTTTTGAAACACAGCTTCTGCATAAAAATAAAAAAATAATTGATGCTGAATTTGTTGTTCAGATTTTAAACTATGAGGGTAAGCCTGTACTTTTTAATATTGTGCGAGATATTACCGAGCGAAAAATAGTTGAAGAAAAACTTAAAACTGTTGATAAAGTATTTAATCACTCAATTGATATGCTATGTATAGCGGGATTTGATGGATATTTTAAAGTACTGAATCCTGCATGGGAAAAAACATTGGGATGGAGTACACAAGAACTGCTAGCCAAACCATGGAATGATTTTGTATATCCAGATGATATTGAATCAACAAACAATGTAAAATCTGTTATAGTTGATGGACAGGAAATATATCAATTCGAAAACAGATATGTCTGCAAAGATGGTTCAATTAAATGGCTTTCATGGAATTCCTTCCCCTACCCGCAAGAAAATATAATGTTTGGTGTAGCCCGCGATATTACTGAAAAGAAAATTGCCGAAGATAAATTAAAGCAGAGTGAAGAAAGATTTAGCAAAGCATTCCGCATCAGCCCCGATTCAATTAACATTAACCGAGTGTCCGACGGCAAATATATTTCTATAAACGAAGGCTTTACAAAAGTTACCGGTTATACAGAAGAGGATGTAGCTGGCAAAACTTCGCTGGAGCTGGATATATGGGTTAATGAGGCGGATAGAAAAAAATTGGTTGAGGGATTATTAAAAGATGGATTAGTTGATAATCTCGAAACGCAATTTAGAATGAAGAACGGAAATATTGTTACCGGATTAATGTCCGCTTCCCTAATTGAATTAAATGGTGAAAAGCATATAATAAGTATTACTCGTGACATATCAGAGAGAATTGAGATTGAGAATGCTATGCGGGAGAGTGAAGCTAAATTCCGCTCACTTTTTGAAAATGCTGTAATGGGTATTTACCGCACAACCCCCGGGGGAAAAGTAATTATGGCTAATCCCGCTCTCCTTAAAATGCTTGGTTACAATTCTTTTGAAGAGCTGTCAAATCTAAATATTAATCAAGAGGGATATGCTTCTTCGGGCCAGCGAGAGGAGTTTATAAAACTAATTGAGCAAAATGGATTTATAGAAGGTTATGAATCAAAATGGTTTAAAAAAGATGGCTCAATAATCTATATGCGTGAGAGCGCCAAAGTAATTAATAATGAAAACAATGAACCAATCTATTATGAAGGTACAGTTGAAGATATAACACTTAGAAAACTCGCCGAGGAATCTCTGCTCGAAGAACAGTACCGGATTAGCATGTTAATGGATAGTGTAACCGAGGCAATTTATTTTAAAGATATTCAAAGCAGATTTATTGGAATGAATAAATCACAGGCTAAACGATTTGGTTTAACCGACATATCAGAAGCTCTTGGAAAGACCGATTTTGATTTCTTTTCAGTGGAGCATGCCCAAAAAGCATTTGACGATGAACAGAAAATAATTAGTACCGGAAAACCTTTAATTGATCTTGAAGAAGAGGAGGTATGGCCGGATGGAAGCTTAAGTTGGGTTTCCACTACAAAGATGCCGCTAAAAGATTATAGCGGTAAAATTGTAGGCACTTTTGGTATTTCAAAAATTATTACTGATAGAAAATTAGCCGAAAAAGCACTTCGTGAAAGTGAAGCAAAATTCCGATCCTATATCGAGCATTCACCCGTATCTATATTTATTGTAAACGCACAAGGAAAGTATATAGAAGTAAATAAAGCCGCTTGTAACCTTTTGGGGTATTCGGAAGAAGAGCTTCTTAATCTCTCTATAAAGGATATTGTGAGTCCAAATGGTATAGTTACAGCATTTGAGCACTTTAAACAAGTTCAAACTAAAGGTTTTGCTAGTAGCGAGATTTTACATCTTCATAAATCAGGCAGGGAATTCTGGGCAATTATTACCGCAGTAAAAATATCAGACAATCGTTTTATGGGGCACGCGATAGATATTTCAGAGAGAATTGAGTACGAAAATAAATTAAAAGAGAACGAGGAGAGATTCAGGGGAATAATAGATACTTCAATTGATGGATTTTGGGTTGCTACCGTAGATGGAATAATAAAAGAAGTAAACACCGCCTACTGCTCAATGACCGGATTTTCAGCCGATCAAATTGTAAATAAACACATTTCTAATTTTGATGCCACGGAGGACCGTGAGGATGTTCTAAATCATACTAAAAAAGTTATTGAACGAGGATCTGACCGATTTAAATCAAAACACATATGCGCCGATGGATCAATTTTGCTAGTTGAGATTAGTGTTTATTTCTTATTGAAGCAGAACAGCCTGTTAGTATTTATTAGAAATATTACAGACCGGGAAAACGCCATTAACGCACTTCTCGAAAGTGAGGATCGTTACCGCAAAGTAGTTGATAACTCCCCGGATGGAATAGCAATTCACCAAAATGGTAAGTTTGTTTTCGCTAATGAAAGCGCTCTCAAATTAATAGGAGCGGAATCATTTGAGCATTTGTCGAAATATGGAATTCTTGATATAGTTCACCCCGATTATAGAACAATAGTGATGGAGCGAATTCAGGAAATGAGTTTGCATAATACAATAGCCCCTCCCCAACATGAAAAATTATTACGTTTAGATGGGCACGAAATTGATGTGGAAATTGTAAGTACCCCGTTCATTTTCAATGGGCAAAAGGCATTTCAACTAATTGCTCGCGATATTACCGATAAAAAACGAGCTGAGAATTTAATTTTGATGCAGAGGGATCTTAATCATCAGCTCATTAATGTGAATACACTTCAGAGCGCGACAGAAATTATTTTTAGGTTTGCTAAAAAAATAGACAACATAACCGCGGGCGGGATTTATCTTACAGATGAAAAGGGGGGATTAACTTTATTTGACAGTTTCAATTTATCTAAAAAAACTATTAAAGAGATTCAGAAATATGACGCTGATTCTATTCAACTAAAAATGGTTGCCGAAGGTGACCCTATCTATATAAGTTATAATAAAGATGAGTATTCCCCTAAAAAAAGTGTTGAAGGTAAAACAATACTTGGAATTGCCGCAATACCATTAAGAAAGGATAACAAGGTTGTCGGTGTATTAAATCTCGCATCAGAAAAGGTTTATGAATTTTCCGAAAATCAAAAGCATTTAATTGAGGCATTCGCTTCCCAAATTGGCAGTTATCTTAATAGAATCCTTATAGAAGAAGAAATTAAAAAAAGTGAAGAAAAATATCGTTCATTCTTTGAGGCCGATTTAACAGCTGATTTCAAATCGACTATAGAGGGAGAACTTTTAGAATGCAATGAATCATACGTGAAAATGTTTGAGTTCGATTCCAAAGAACATGCTCTGCGTACAAAAGTGGTAGACCTTTATATCGACATCAAGCAGCGCGAAGACAAATTATTGAAATTGAAGAAAGCAAAAAAACTTGAGAATTTACAAGCAAAAATGAAAACCATTACAGGGCGAGAAATATATATCATTCAAAATTTGGTTGGTGAATTTAATGAAAAAGGAAAACTTGTAGGCACAAGTGGTTATATATTTGATATAACAAAAATAAAATTGGCTGAGCTAGCGTTAAAGGATAGTGAAAGGAAATACCGAGAGTTATTTGACAGTATGCAGGATGGATTTGCTCTACATGAGCTGATTCTTTCTGATGATGGCAAGCCGATTGATTATACATTTTTGGCCGTAAATAAAGCATTTGAAAAGATGACCGGGCTAAATTCTTCTGAAATTGTTGGTAAAAGTGTTATGACTGTTATGCCCGGTACAGAAAGTTACTGGATTGAGAGATATGGTAAAGTAGCATTAACCGGCAAACCACTCCGGTACGAAAATTATTCCAAAGAATTAAATAAATATTACCGTGTGCTTGCTTATTCTCCCGAAAAAATGAAGTTCGCTGTAATAGTTGAAGACGTTACGGATGTAAGAATTAAAGAAGAAAAAATTAAGCAGCTCTCAGTTGCCGTTGAACAAAGTCCGGTTTCAGTGGTTATCACCGATTTGAAGGGAGAGATTGTATATGTTAATAAAATGTTCAGCAAAACAACTGGATACACTTTTAAAGAAGCTATAGGAAAAAATCCAAACATATTAAAATCGGGGAATATGTCTAATTCGGAATATTCTAAGATGTGGGACACAATTACTAATGGAAAAAGTTGGAGCGGAATCTTTCACAACAAAAAGAAAAATGGTGAATTGTTCTTCGAATCTGCTAAAATAAGTCCTATTCTCGATGCTACCGGTAAGCCCACACATTTTATAGCAGTTAAGGAGGATATTACCGATAGAATTAAAATTGAAACTGAGCTCGAACATCATAGGACAAACCTAGAATTACTGGTTGCTCAAAGAACAAAAGAGCTTGATTCAGCCAATAAAAAACTACAACTCGAAATTGCCAAAGAAAAAGAATTTGAGATGGTGCTCCAGCAGGCGCTCGAACGTGAAAAAGAATTAAATGAACTCAAAACTAAATTTATATCAACTACCTCGCACGAGTTTAGAACACCGTTAACTTCTGTTCTATCATCCGCGGAACTTCTAAAAATTTATGGAAGAAAGTGGCCGGATGAAAAATTTAATCGTCATACGGATAAAATAATTTCATCGGTTGATACACTTACCAGAATGCTTGATGATATATTGACGATCAGCAGATCAGAGAGTGGTAAAATTCACTTTAAACCGGAAAAAATAGACCTTAGAAAAGTATGCGAGGAAATTATAGAAGAAACAAGCGCGCATGCAACTAAAAACCACAGGTTTATATTTAAGTTTCGATCCCGAAAAAATGATTTTATACTGGATGCAAAATTGCTACGGTTCATTATTGTAAACTTACTTAGCAATGCTTATAAATACTCACCGGTGGGTGGAGCGGTTACATTTGAAATATCAGTGAAAAGAAATAAAGTAGTTTTATCAATTGAGGATCAGGGAATTGGAATCCCGGCAGATGAAGTCGGTAATCTATTCCAGCCGTTCCATAGAGCTAATAACGCATCAGATTTACCCGGTACAGGGCTTGGACTTTCTATCGCTAAGCGTGCAATCGATTTGCATGGCGGTGAAATTAAGGTTTATTCTGAATTAGGCAAGGGAACAAACTTTATTGTGGAACTGCCGCTCGAGAAGGGTAGCGTGAAGTGA